Proteins from one Streptomyces sp. NBC_00289 genomic window:
- a CDS encoding ASCH domain-containing protein: MTETAAARVRELNLYRRYFDLVASGQKTIEVRVKYPHLEDLAAGDVIRFRIKGTEETCDVLVKRVTEYKTFEELLDGEGPANVNPASSREQQLANIRDIYPAEKEALGALAIEIELPPQ, encoded by the coding sequence ATGACGGAGACTGCCGCCGCGCGCGTCCGTGAACTGAACCTCTACCGCCGCTACTTCGACCTCGTCGCCAGTGGTCAGAAGACAATCGAGGTGCGGGTGAAATACCCCCACCTCGAAGACCTGGCCGCCGGAGACGTCATCCGCTTCCGCATCAAGGGCACCGAAGAGACGTGTGACGTCCTGGTGAAGCGGGTCACGGAGTACAAGACGTTCGAGGAACTGCTCGACGGGGAGGGTCCGGCGAACGTCAACCCGGCCTCCTCCCGTGAGCAGCAGCTCGCCAACATCCGGGATATCTACCCGGCGGAGAAGGAAGCGCTCGGCGCGCTCGCTATCGAAATCGAGCTGCCACCCCAGTAA
- a CDS encoding replication initiator → MRRPLDLRHIISPGLRDLVELANTDNFDRVTEQVRDLRGCTSPVNLHGWTITTNQTTKQVIRSYRSEDEPSGRLLTTCGNRRASRCPACSRLYAADTYHLIKAGLSGGKNVAEAVRDHPRAFVTLTAPSFGPVHNRPTTDAGKPRPCVCGESHPQDAPELGTPLRPASYDYTGAVLWNAHAGALWARFTTYLRRALAEHLGMTQKALNAALRVSFAKVAEYQQRGLVHFHAVVRFDGPDGHTTSPPAWATFDALRVAVSLAVERARLTVESDAVGDRVIRWGDRFKVDQISALGDGELTDAKVAGYVAKYATKNAEGAGTVDRTLVCRPCAGRGHVRGPDGFRDLCADCDGTGQVEPLTDLPVQQHARQMIRTAWALGHLPEFAELKLWKWAHMLGFRGHFSSKSRAYSTTLGALRDVRRAWRTAQAEAARIRAGLPVDDENTTLVTASSWTYLSSGYRPGEELLAAQVRHDIAHTQRLKQEGDF, encoded by the coding sequence ATGCGCCGCCCCCTCGACCTGCGCCACATCATCAGCCCCGGCCTGCGTGACCTCGTGGAACTGGCCAACACCGACAACTTCGACCGCGTGACGGAACAGGTCCGCGACCTTCGAGGCTGCACCAGCCCCGTCAACCTGCACGGCTGGACGATCACCACCAACCAGACCACCAAGCAAGTGATCCGCTCCTACCGCTCCGAAGACGAACCCTCCGGACGGCTCCTCACCACCTGTGGCAACCGCCGCGCCTCCCGCTGCCCCGCGTGCTCCCGCCTCTACGCCGCCGACACCTATCACCTGATCAAGGCCGGACTGTCCGGCGGCAAGAACGTCGCCGAAGCTGTCCGCGACCACCCCCGCGCCTTCGTCACTCTCACCGCCCCGTCTTTCGGCCCCGTCCACAACCGCCCCACGACCGACGCGGGCAAGCCCCGCCCTTGCGTGTGCGGCGAGAGCCACCCCCAGGACGCTCCCGAACTCGGCACCCCGCTCCGCCCGGCAAGCTACGACTACACCGGCGCCGTTCTGTGGAACGCCCACGCCGGGGCCCTCTGGGCACGCTTCACCACCTACCTGCGCCGCGCCCTCGCCGAGCACCTCGGCATGACTCAGAAGGCGCTCAACGCTGCCCTCCGCGTCTCCTTCGCCAAGGTCGCCGAGTACCAGCAACGCGGCCTGGTCCACTTCCATGCGGTCGTCCGCTTCGACGGTCCCGACGGCCACACCACCTCGCCCCCGGCCTGGGCCACCTTCGACGCCCTCCGCGTCGCCGTCAGCCTGGCGGTCGAGCGTGCCCGGCTCACTGTCGAGTCGGACGCGGTCGGCGATCGCGTCATCCGGTGGGGCGACCGCTTCAAGGTGGACCAGATCTCCGCCCTGGGGGACGGCGAACTCACGGACGCCAAGGTCGCGGGATACGTCGCCAAGTACGCCACCAAGAACGCCGAGGGCGCGGGCACCGTGGACCGCACCCTCGTATGCCGCCCCTGTGCCGGACGCGGCCACGTACGCGGCCCTGACGGCTTCCGCGACCTCTGCGCCGACTGCGACGGCACCGGCCAGGTCGAACCCCTCACAGACCTCCCCGTGCAGCAGCATGCCCGGCAGATGATCCGCACTGCCTGGGCGCTCGGCCACCTCCCCGAGTTCGCCGAACTCAAGCTCTGGAAGTGGGCCCACATGCTCGGATTCCGCGGCCACTTCTCCAGCAAATCACGCGCCTACTCGACCACCCTCGGCGCACTCCGCGACGTACGCCGCGCCTGGCGCACCGCCCAAGCCGAAGCCGCCCGCATCCGCGCCGGTCTCCCCGTGGACGACGAGAACACCACCCTCGTCACCGCCTCCTCATGGACCTACCTCAGCAGCGGCTACCGCCCCGGCGAAGAGCTCCTCGCCGCCCAGGTCCGCCACGACATCGCCCACACCCAACGCCTCAAGCAGGAGGGGGATTTCTAA
- a CDS encoding helix-turn-helix domain-containing protein: MLEEAEEIGRRARRARLRLGMTQADLAAALGKTQGWVSKMERGHIELDRVGLLNVLASELHIHPNDLIGRPYNSTPAENQWQVSAAAIMRELRRYDLTPVFDGTPRPAGQLWQETTRLHRLRDAAANVAIVQVLPDLFREARALAEVATGHEQEEAYAIYAVCCKFAHTAAHALGQPELVAMACERAAWSARLSGDPVMPAVADWMRVWDMWATADWDDSVALSDKAIRSVQREYDRGEPLAVRAWGSLQLRAAVSAARGGRKAEAKDRIKHARNAAKRMAEVAGPPIYDRHSLTFSAGNVQIHAISVALEMHEQREALSINRRTSKELIASLPNSRQGHHHMDLARAWLWDGNRDKALKELEKAEVIAPQLVRNHPIARSTLRSIVYAERASTREKLRRMSDRFHLDG; this comes from the coding sequence ATGCTGGAAGAAGCCGAAGAGATCGGCCGTCGCGCACGTCGCGCACGGCTCCGCCTCGGTATGACGCAAGCCGACCTCGCTGCCGCCCTGGGTAAGACACAGGGCTGGGTGTCCAAGATGGAACGCGGGCACATCGAACTCGACCGCGTCGGCCTGCTCAACGTGCTTGCTTCGGAGCTGCACATACACCCGAACGACCTGATCGGGCGTCCGTACAACAGCACCCCCGCCGAGAATCAGTGGCAGGTCTCTGCCGCCGCGATTATGCGTGAGCTGCGCCGTTACGACCTCACTCCCGTCTTCGACGGAACCCCCCGCCCAGCCGGTCAGCTGTGGCAGGAAACCACCCGCCTGCACCGCCTCCGCGACGCTGCGGCGAACGTGGCGATCGTGCAGGTGCTCCCCGACCTGTTCCGTGAGGCGCGCGCTCTGGCCGAAGTCGCCACGGGCCACGAGCAGGAAGAGGCGTACGCCATCTACGCGGTGTGCTGCAAGTTCGCTCACACTGCCGCGCACGCACTTGGACAACCGGAGCTGGTGGCCATGGCGTGCGAACGAGCCGCATGGTCCGCGCGGCTGTCGGGCGACCCGGTGATGCCTGCCGTCGCCGACTGGATGCGCGTGTGGGACATGTGGGCCACCGCGGATTGGGACGACTCTGTTGCCCTGTCTGACAAGGCGATTCGCAGCGTGCAGCGGGAGTACGACCGTGGTGAGCCGTTGGCCGTGCGGGCATGGGGGTCACTGCAACTGCGCGCGGCAGTCTCGGCGGCGCGGGGTGGTCGCAAGGCCGAAGCGAAGGATCGGATCAAGCATGCGCGGAACGCGGCCAAGCGGATGGCTGAGGTCGCCGGCCCTCCGATCTACGACCGCCACAGTCTGACGTTCTCGGCTGGCAACGTGCAGATCCACGCGATCAGCGTCGCACTGGAGATGCATGAACAGCGTGAGGCGCTGTCGATAAACCGGCGCACGAGCAAGGAGCTGATCGCCTCTCTTCCCAACTCCCGGCAGGGGCACCACCACATGGACCTTGCCCGCGCGTGGCTATGGGATGGGAACCGCGACAAGGCGCTGAAGGAACTGGAGAAGGCGGAGGTCATCGCCCCTCAGCTCGTCCGGAACCATCCCATCGCCCGGTCAACCCTGCGCAGCATCGTGTACGCCGAGCGGGCGAGCACTCGTGAGAAGCTGCGTCGCATGTCAGACCGCTTCCACCTCGACGGGTAG
- a CDS encoding cell division protein FtsK: MKDSNAPAEGIFGHVPLVVALVLAVLAVLVGWAVWWVVRYVRADAMTRQSIRQALRVRWGWKRLAPMLKLSATDKTPTALASLANTNGKPIKPRVLIPSLKVKHDAYGVIARAQCLPGVGLQQFQKAGPHLADAWRCTRVAVTQDKPGQVLIRGVRLDPLKFPTEHHPTGEPPEETARWDLGLDEYAQPVSVNLTQVPGVTVAGLPGFGKTSLINRLLSDWAPSPAVQFACADGKVSAAYEGDYADWVQRMFAFVGDDLEEANKLFRHLVELRRARSASVRQMLGVKSMWDVGPSEHWPLVVLIVDEAHTYFRDHKGSDQQTKKLAALAAENARLVEDLVKKGRSVGLLVILTTQKSTGDAIPTFIRDVCPVGLSFAQKTAEAAVAALGDEIREWPDANPINLQDPTYVGVASMNHQSQPGFTRIRTPYVPDAEAARVAEETAGLTADPNVLLEAFLGLRLTEVDLTKLDA, from the coding sequence ATGAAGGACTCGAACGCCCCGGCGGAAGGGATCTTCGGTCACGTCCCGCTCGTCGTCGCCCTGGTGCTCGCCGTGCTCGCCGTGCTCGTTGGATGGGCGGTCTGGTGGGTGGTCCGCTACGTTCGCGCCGATGCCATGACCCGGCAGTCCATACGGCAGGCCCTACGCGTGCGCTGGGGCTGGAAGCGGCTCGCACCAATGCTCAAGCTGTCGGCCACGGACAAAACCCCGACCGCCCTGGCGTCGCTGGCGAACACGAACGGCAAGCCCATCAAGCCGCGCGTCCTCATCCCCTCCCTGAAGGTGAAGCACGACGCCTACGGAGTGATCGCGCGGGCACAGTGCCTGCCTGGTGTTGGACTCCAGCAGTTCCAGAAAGCGGGCCCGCACCTCGCGGACGCCTGGCGGTGCACACGAGTGGCGGTCACCCAGGACAAGCCTGGGCAGGTCCTCATCCGGGGTGTGCGACTGGATCCGCTCAAGTTCCCCACCGAGCACCACCCCACCGGTGAGCCACCGGAGGAGACAGCCCGGTGGGATCTGGGCCTGGACGAGTACGCGCAGCCCGTCTCGGTGAACCTCACGCAGGTGCCCGGCGTCACCGTGGCCGGCCTCCCCGGCTTCGGCAAGACCAGCCTGATCAACCGGCTTCTCTCCGACTGGGCACCGTCGCCCGCAGTGCAGTTCGCCTGCGCGGACGGCAAGGTGTCGGCTGCGTACGAAGGCGACTACGCCGACTGGGTCCAACGCATGTTCGCCTTCGTGGGCGATGACCTGGAAGAGGCCAACAAGCTGTTCCGGCACCTGGTGGAGCTCCGCCGCGCCCGGTCGGCTTCGGTGCGCCAGATGCTCGGGGTGAAGTCGATGTGGGACGTCGGCCCGTCCGAGCATTGGCCCCTGGTCGTGCTGATCGTCGACGAAGCCCACACCTACTTCCGCGACCACAAGGGCAGCGACCAGCAGACGAAGAAACTGGCCGCGCTCGCCGCCGAGAACGCCCGGCTCGTGGAAGACCTGGTGAAGAAGGGCCGGTCCGTGGGACTGCTCGTCATCCTCACCACTCAGAAGTCCACCGGTGACGCGATCCCCACCTTCATCCGCGACGTGTGCCCCGTCGGCCTGAGCTTCGCCCAGAAGACTGCCGAAGCCGCCGTGGCCGCACTCGGTGACGAGATCCGGGAATGGCCGGACGCCAACCCGATCAACCTCCAGGACCCCACTTATGTCGGCGTCGCTTCGATGAACCACCAGTCGCAACCCGGCTTCACCCGCATCCGTACGCCCTACGTGCCCGACGCGGAAGCGGCTCGCGTCGCCGAAGAGACGGCAGGTCTCACTGCTGACCCGAACGTCCTCCTTGAAGCCTTCCTCGGCCTTCGCCTGACGGAGGTGGACCTCACCAAGCTCGACGCCTGA
- a CDS encoding GntR family transcriptional regulator — protein sequence MSPAPESKQDRRPPYQHAADELRRDILQGRIKPGEQMPSIRELQERFGVANMTARSALNVLRDEGLIYTIHGRGSFVADHNAGGELSANYTAPAWYLANKDESPGHAGQGEGGPDATEAAEDAGTTLAEVLTALRDEIRLLSADHQELRREVEELKAAQQPKP from the coding sequence ATGAGCCCCGCGCCAGAGAGCAAGCAGGACCGTCGGCCGCCGTATCAGCACGCTGCCGACGAGCTTCGGCGCGACATCTTGCAGGGGCGGATCAAGCCGGGCGAGCAGATGCCGTCCATTCGCGAGCTGCAGGAACGCTTCGGCGTGGCCAACATGACCGCAAGATCCGCACTCAACGTGCTGCGGGACGAGGGCTTGATCTACACGATCCATGGCCGGGGCAGCTTCGTCGCGGACCACAATGCCGGCGGGGAGCTCTCGGCGAACTACACCGCTCCAGCCTGGTACTTGGCGAACAAGGACGAGAGCCCCGGCCACGCAGGGCAGGGGGAGGGCGGGCCCGACGCCACCGAAGCGGCCGAAGACGCCGGGACCACCCTTGCTGAAGTACTCACCGCACTACGTGACGAGATCCGTCTTCTCAGCGCTGATCATCAGGAACTGCGACGTGAGGTCGAGGAGTTGAAGGCAGCTCAGCAGCCGAAGCCGTAG
- a CDS encoding DUF2637 domain-containing protein: protein MTEDRITQRTITAVMIVIAALAFVFSFGNVWSLALRLGVPGSIAPLIAPMVDLSVVGLLVALRYLSLRGLPADQMTAATRLMHFSGLLTLALNVAEPIVAEHYGRAAVDAVAPLLLLGWGSVGPQLLRAFHTVARPAVPTSVPNEIELVPETASDATRPAAPLTLPAPAPVAPHIAPAAPAPSSPAVKVPEPLLTEARSIATSHYTEHGEPITAAQLKTRLGIGLRMATALHAAL, encoded by the coding sequence ATGACAGAGGACCGGATCACTCAGCGCACCATCACCGCCGTCATGATCGTCATTGCCGCGCTGGCGTTTGTCTTCTCCTTCGGCAACGTCTGGTCGCTCGCCCTGCGCCTGGGCGTCCCCGGCTCGATCGCACCGCTCATCGCCCCGATGGTGGACCTGTCCGTGGTCGGCCTTCTGGTCGCCCTGCGCTATCTCTCCCTACGCGGTCTGCCCGCCGACCAGATGACGGCGGCCACGCGTCTCATGCACTTCTCCGGGCTGCTGACCCTCGCCCTCAACGTCGCCGAACCGATCGTCGCCGAACACTACGGCCGCGCCGCCGTTGACGCGGTGGCCCCGCTCCTCCTCCTCGGCTGGGGCTCCGTAGGCCCGCAGCTCCTGCGCGCCTTCCACACCGTCGCTCGCCCCGCCGTACCGACCTCCGTACCGAATGAGATCGAGTTGGTGCCTGAGACAGCTTCCGACGCCACCCGCCCTGCGGCGCCGCTCACCCTTCCGGCCCCTGCCCCCGTCGCTCCTCACATCGCCCCAGCTGCCCCGGCTCCCTCTTCGCCTGCGGTCAAGGTGCCTGAGCCCCTGCTGACCGAAGCACGCTCCATCGCGACGTCCCACTACACCGAGCACGGCGAACCGATCACAGCGGCCCAGCTCAAGACGCGACTCGGGATCGGCCTGCGCATGGCCACCGCGCTGCACGCCGCCCTGTAG
- a CDS encoding recombinase family protein, giving the protein MRAAIYVRLSRETDETTSPERQRAACEALCEARGWNVIVVEEDIDVSGFSRGLDRPGLQRILTRLAELDVIVFFKIDRLARSTVDFAEIMRLAERQSVALASATEPLDLTSSMGRAMAKVIAVFAELESDTIGMRVSSAHEHLRREGRYTGGRVPYGYMVVPNPDGAGKVLAVNEDEAKTIKRIVERVLTKDSLMQIINDLNKEGVPSPGHASRQTTGKRSDSKQWYTTTLRSLLGNPQLLGQVIEDGKPILRTDGLPLVNRPPILDTNTWQALQDELEHRANPGEKRREGTSLLRGIMHCGVCGERMYTFSGRNGQLRYRCIGPLKYRQRAAKGEEKPGMKCYGPTVAGVTTEEYVTEQFLAKYGHLSVMRMVQEVGEDFRPQIRQAEEALADLQKDRYDRGLFRGDDGAIRYAEQYAKLEERLATLKERQRMATPGGVKAEPTGETHAEQWKRSDMAGKRDLLLNAGGYVEVAPARRGGKKLDTSRLSVHFGEEGHMRRAAATKESGQETEAADGQD; this is encoded by the coding sequence ATGCGCGCCGCTATCTATGTTCGCCTATCGCGCGAAACGGACGAGACGACTTCTCCAGAGCGCCAGAGAGCGGCTTGCGAGGCGTTGTGTGAGGCACGTGGCTGGAACGTCATAGTCGTCGAGGAAGACATCGATGTTTCCGGCTTCTCGCGGGGCCTTGACCGGCCAGGTCTGCAACGCATTCTGACCAGGCTTGCGGAGCTGGACGTGATCGTGTTCTTCAAGATCGACCGGCTTGCACGCTCGACGGTCGACTTCGCGGAGATTATGCGACTCGCCGAGCGTCAGAGTGTAGCGCTCGCGTCGGCGACGGAGCCGCTCGACCTCACGTCGTCCATGGGCCGGGCCATGGCGAAGGTGATCGCGGTCTTCGCTGAGCTGGAGTCCGACACCATCGGGATGCGGGTGTCCAGCGCGCACGAGCACCTGCGCCGAGAGGGTCGCTATACCGGTGGCCGGGTCCCGTACGGGTACATGGTCGTCCCTAACCCCGACGGGGCGGGCAAGGTACTCGCGGTCAACGAGGACGAAGCCAAGACGATCAAGCGGATCGTGGAGCGGGTTCTTACCAAGGACTCACTCATGCAGATCATCAACGACCTCAACAAGGAGGGCGTCCCATCGCCCGGCCACGCCTCACGCCAGACCACGGGCAAGCGCAGCGACTCCAAGCAGTGGTACACGACGACGTTGCGCAGCCTGCTGGGCAATCCCCAGTTGCTCGGCCAGGTCATCGAGGACGGAAAGCCGATTCTCCGGACGGACGGGCTGCCTCTGGTCAATCGCCCGCCGATTCTCGACACGAACACCTGGCAGGCGCTCCAGGATGAGTTGGAGCACCGGGCCAACCCCGGTGAGAAGCGCCGGGAGGGGACGTCGCTGCTGCGCGGAATCATGCACTGCGGAGTCTGCGGTGAGCGCATGTACACCTTCAGCGGGCGCAATGGCCAGCTTCGGTATCGGTGCATCGGACCTCTGAAGTACCGCCAGCGGGCGGCGAAGGGGGAGGAGAAGCCGGGCATGAAGTGCTATGGGCCGACCGTGGCGGGAGTGACCACCGAGGAGTACGTCACCGAGCAGTTCCTCGCGAAGTACGGGCACCTTTCCGTGATGCGGATGGTCCAGGAGGTGGGCGAGGACTTCCGGCCGCAGATCAGGCAGGCTGAGGAAGCGTTGGCCGACTTGCAAAAGGATCGCTACGACCGCGGCCTGTTCAGGGGCGACGACGGTGCGATCCGGTACGCGGAGCAGTACGCCAAGCTTGAAGAGCGACTGGCGACCCTGAAGGAGAGGCAGCGAATGGCGACGCCGGGCGGCGTGAAGGCGGAGCCGACCGGCGAGACGCATGCCGAACAGTGGAAGCGCTCGGACATGGCCGGTAAGCGAGATTTGCTGCTTAACGCGGGCGGCTACGTGGAGGTGGCACCCGCGCGGCGTGGCGGCAAGAAGCTGGACACGTCGCGTCTGTCGGTGCACTTCGGCGAGGAGGGGCACATGCGGCGCGCGGCAGCGACGAAGGAGAGCGGACAGGAGACCGAGGCGGCCGACGGCCAGGACTGA